The following coding sequences lie in one Chelonia mydas isolate rCheMyd1 unplaced genomic scaffold, rCheMyd1.pri.v2 scaffold_48_arrow_ctg1, whole genome shotgun sequence genomic window:
- the LOC119563578 gene encoding olfactory receptor-like protein OLF2, whose product MEAGNHSEVTEFILSGLTDRPELQVPLFIVFLLIYGITLLGNGGMILLITNDPRLHTPMYFFLRNLSFCDLCISSIIFPKMQMNFLADRKSISYTACTVQMYLSIVFGDVECLLLAVMAYDRYVAICNPLLYTVTMSRQLCKQLVAGVYTVGVVDSMLNTCFTFRLSFCSSNIINHFFCDIPPLLVISCSDTRINEIVMFVLMSCITVISFVTVLLSYVYITSTILQIRSAKGRHKAFSTCTFHLTAVVLFYGTLLFMYLRPPSSYSMDIDKLASVFYMLVIPMLNPLIYSLRNTEVKDALRKAMNKLLTNS is encoded by the coding sequence ATGGAAGCGGGAAATCACTCGGAGGTGACTGAGTTCATTCTCTCAGGACTGACAGATCGTCCAGAGCTGCAGGTTCCCCTGTTTATAGTGTTCCTACTGATTTATGGTATCACTctgctggggaatggggggatgATCTTGTTAATCACGAATGATCCCCGActccacacccccatgtactttttcctcaggaatttgtctttctgtgacctctgcatTTCCTCGATAATTTTCCCTAAGATGCAGATGAATTTCTTAGCCGACAGGAAAAGTATTTCTTACACTGCCTGCACTGTACAAATGTATCTCTCTATCGTTTTTGGAGATGttgagtgcctcctgctggctgtgatGGCATATGACCGTTATGTGGCCATCTGTAACCCGCTGCTCTATACGGTCACCATGTCCAGGCAGCTTTGTAAACAGCTGGTGGCTGGGGTGTACACTGTGGGGGTGGTGGATTCAATGTTAAACACGTGTTTTACATTTCGGCTGTCATTCTGCAGCTCCAACATCATCAAtcatttcttctgtgacatcCCCCCACTGCTGGTGATCTCCTGTTCTGACACCCGCATCAATGAGATTGTGATGTTTGTTTTAATGTCCTGCATTACAGTGATCAGCTTTGTGACTGTCCTCCTCTCCTATGTCTATATCACCTCCACCATTCTGCAGATCCGCTCTGCCAAGGGCCGAcacaaagccttctccacctgcactTTCCACTTGACGGCTGTGGTCCTGTTTTATGGCACCCTCCTCTTCATGTATTTACGTCCCCCCTCCAGCTATTCCATGGATATAGACAAACTGGCCTCAGTGTTTTACATGCTGGTGATCCCCATGTTGAACCctctcatctacagcctgaggaacacGGAGGTGAAGGACGCCCTGAGGAAAGCAATGAATAAACTCCTAACCAATTCTTGA